In Phreatobacter stygius, a genomic segment contains:
- a CDS encoding marine proteobacterial sortase target protein, with the protein MSRSIRRPPSAGAICPSPLAARLEQLSKLVLRTLLALFGLLALVGLGRAGETPTPSAMQSGGLLMRNAQAPGFTEALRLGTDVHLAVSGPTVRGRITQVFRNPTDRWVEAVYVFPLPEDGAVDYLKMIVGDRVIIGEIKPRAEARAVYEAARSQGRRAGLVEQQRPNLFTNAVANIGPGETVLVQIEYQAPVRQSTGVYSLRVPLVMGARYNPAGGADGVDPVPNQAAMAAPVLDPRRYDRVNPVSIRVNLQPGFQLGEVKSAYHAVVDRPDGAGRFVMLTDGEVPADRDFELTWTAAPFDAPQARLFRERIGGEDYLLAFLTPPSQNAATPELSREIVFVIDNSGSMSGASMRQAKESLLYALARLKAGDRFNVIRFDDTLTKLFPDTVAADAEHVGIARNFVSGLQARGGTEMVPALRAALEDPRPDDASRVRQVVFLTDGAIGNDQQLIDTIARERGRSRLFMVGIGSAPNNFLMTRGAEMGRGTYTHIGSVNEVETRMRELFGKLERPVVTDLTARIEATTADMTPGSMPDLYSGEPVVLAMKVAALGGTVHIEGRIGGQPWRVALPVDQAIEGRGLSKLWARRKISDVEAERSLRRITGETADARILQLALAHSLVSSQTSLVAVDRTPARPIGAPLTRHDLPLNLPAGWDFNRLFGATARATGVGSTSMPAETAGSVGTSQASGHSVTLPRTATDAGVRLIAGAGCLMLGAMELLLPRRRRVTA; encoded by the coding sequence ATGAGCCGCTCCATCCGCCGGCCGCCATCCGCCGGGGCTATCTGTCCCTCTCCACTCGCCGCGCGCCTCGAACAGCTTTCGAAGCTTGTACTGAGGACATTGCTGGCCCTGTTCGGCCTGCTGGCCCTGGTCGGGCTCGGCCGGGCTGGCGAGACACCGACGCCGTCCGCGATGCAGTCGGGCGGCCTGCTCATGCGCAACGCCCAGGCCCCGGGCTTTACCGAGGCGCTGCGGCTCGGCACGGATGTCCATCTGGCCGTCAGCGGCCCGACCGTGCGCGGGCGCATTACCCAGGTGTTCCGCAATCCCACCGACCGCTGGGTCGAAGCGGTCTATGTCTTTCCGCTGCCCGAGGATGGTGCCGTCGACTACCTGAAGATGATCGTCGGCGACCGCGTCATCATTGGCGAGATCAAGCCGCGGGCCGAGGCGCGCGCCGTCTACGAGGCCGCCAGGAGCCAGGGCCGCCGGGCCGGACTGGTCGAACAGCAGCGCCCCAATCTCTTCACCAACGCGGTCGCCAATATCGGCCCCGGCGAGACCGTCCTGGTCCAGATCGAATATCAGGCGCCGGTGCGCCAGAGCACGGGCGTCTATTCGCTGCGGGTGCCGCTGGTGATGGGCGCGCGCTACAATCCCGCTGGTGGTGCCGATGGCGTCGACCCGGTGCCGAACCAGGCCGCCATGGCGGCGCCCGTGCTCGACCCGCGGCGCTACGACCGCGTCAATCCGGTCTCGATCAGGGTCAACCTGCAGCCCGGCTTCCAGCTCGGCGAGGTCAAGAGCGCCTATCATGCCGTGGTCGACCGGCCGGACGGCGCCGGTCGCTTCGTCATGCTGACCGACGGGGAGGTGCCGGCCGATCGCGACTTCGAGCTGACCTGGACAGCCGCGCCTTTCGACGCGCCGCAGGCCCGGTTGTTCCGCGAGCGCATCGGCGGCGAAGACTACCTGCTGGCTTTCCTGACGCCACCCTCGCAAAACGCCGCCACGCCGGAACTTTCGCGCGAGATCGTCTTCGTCATCGACAATTCCGGATCGATGAGCGGCGCCTCGATGCGCCAGGCCAAGGAGAGCCTGCTCTACGCCCTGGCGCGGCTGAAGGCCGGCGACCGGTTCAATGTGATCCGGTTCGACGACACCTTGACCAAGCTGTTCCCCGACACAGTGGCCGCCGATGCCGAGCATGTCGGCATCGCGCGAAATTTCGTCTCGGGTCTGCAGGCGCGTGGCGGCACCGAGATGGTTCCGGCCCTGCGCGCGGCACTGGAGGATCCGCGCCCCGATGATGCGAGCCGCGTCCGCCAGGTCGTGTTCCTGACCGACGGGGCGATCGGCAACGATCAGCAACTGATCGACACCATCGCCCGGGAGCGCGGCCGCTCGCGCCTGTTCATGGTCGGCATCGGTTCGGCGCCGAACAATTTCCTGATGACCCGCGGCGCCGAAATGGGGCGTGGCACCTACACCCATATCGGCTCCGTCAACGAGGTCGAGACCCGCATGCGCGAGCTGTTCGGCAAGCTGGAGCGTCCTGTCGTCACCGACCTGACGGCGCGGATCGAGGCAACCACGGCCGACATGACGCCGGGCTCGATGCCGGACCTCTATTCCGGCGAACCGGTGGTGCTGGCGATGAAGGTCGCGGCGCTCGGCGGCACCGTCCATATCGAGGGCCGGATCGGCGGGCAGCCCTGGCGCGTCGCGCTGCCGGTCGACCAGGCGATCGAGGGCCGGGGCCTGTCCAAGCTCTGGGCGCGGCGCAAGATCTCCGATGTCGAGGCCGAGCGTTCCTTGCGCCGCATCACCGGAGAGACCGCCGACGCGCGCATCCTGCAGCTTGCCCTGGCCCACAGCCTGGTCAGCAGCCAGACCAGCCTGGTGGCCGTCGACCGGACCCCGGCGCGCCCGATCGGCGCCCCGCTGACCCGCCACGACCTGCCCTTGAACCTGCCGGCTGGCTGGGACTTCAACCGGCTGTTCGGTGCGACCGCGCGGGCGACCGGCGTCGGGTCGACCAGCATGCCGGCCGAGACCGCCGGGAGCGTGGGGACGAGCCAGGCGTCCGGGCATTCCGTCACCTTGCCGCGCACGGCCACGGATGCCGGAGTGAGGCTGATCGCCGGGGCCGGCTGTCTGATGCTGGGCGCCATGGAGTTGCTCCTGCCCCGCCGCCGCAGGGTGACGGCATGA
- a CDS encoding class GN sortase, protein MRARSLSFDGGALWRLLRVGPAFACLALGLVLCGQAAWIHIKAATAQVLLDHAFVRSIREGQPVKPWPWLDTWPVARISVPRLGQDAIVLAGDSGQALAFGPGHVPGTPPAGEAGTAVYAAHRDTHFAFLGDVRVGDEIAVLRADGGRFRFVVDGARVVRWDASGIDAGAAGRWLVLATCWPLDGKIDGPLRYVVSARAIED, encoded by the coding sequence ATGAGGGCGCGCTCTCTCTCGTTCGATGGAGGCGCCTTATGGCGCCTCCTGCGCGTCGGCCCGGCATTCGCCTGTCTGGCCCTCGGCCTCGTCTTGTGCGGCCAGGCGGCCTGGATCCACATCAAGGCGGCGACCGCCCAGGTCCTGCTGGATCACGCCTTCGTCCGGTCGATCCGCGAAGGCCAGCCGGTCAAGCCCTGGCCCTGGCTCGACACCTGGCCGGTCGCCCGGATCAGTGTGCCGCGTCTTGGCCAGGATGCCATCGTGCTTGCCGGCGACAGCGGCCAGGCGCTCGCTTTCGGGCCGGGTCACGTGCCCGGAACGCCGCCGGCGGGCGAGGCGGGAACGGCGGTCTATGCGGCCCATCGCGATACCCATTTCGCCTTTCTCGGCGATGTGCGGGTGGGTGACGAGATCGCTGTCCTGCGCGCCGACGGCGGGCGTTTCCGTTTCGTCGTCGACGGTGCGCGTGTGGTCCGTTGGGACGCATCGGGCATCGATGCCGGCGCTGCCGGCCGATGGTTGGTTCTTGCCACCTGCTGGCCGCTCGACGGCAAGATCGACGGTCCGCTGCGTTACGTCGTGTCGGCCCGCGCGATCGAGGACTAA
- a CDS encoding HD domain-containing protein, producing MAPRSVAPKPAKPRAWQRMLSGRRLDLLDPSPFDVEIEDIAHGLARIARWNGQTTGHHIFSVAQHSVLVADIAGRLEPDLAPRWHLAVLLHDAPEYVIGDMISPFKGVIGGDYKAVEARLMAAIHIRFGLPPEAPAEIVALTKRADKVSAFLEATQLAGFGLEEASAIFGAPVGVFGGERGIPPVLVPEDADKAKEAFLARFAMLEARS from the coding sequence ATGGCGCCCCGCTCAGTCGCTCCGAAACCCGCAAAGCCTCGTGCCTGGCAGCGCATGCTGTCCGGCCGCCGGCTCGATCTGCTCGATCCCTCGCCTTTCGATGTCGAGATCGAGGACATCGCCCATGGCCTGGCGCGCATCGCCCGCTGGAACGGCCAGACCACCGGTCACCACATCTTCTCGGTGGCGCAACATTCCGTGCTGGTGGCCGATATTGCCGGCCGCCTCGAGCCCGATCTCGCGCCACGCTGGCATCTGGCGGTGCTGCTGCACGATGCCCCGGAATATGTCATCGGCGACATGATCTCGCCGTTCAAGGGCGTCATCGGCGGTGATTACAAGGCCGTCGAGGCGCGGCTGATGGCGGCGATCCATATTCGTTTCGGGCTGCCGCCCGAAGCACCGGCGGAGATTGTCGCCTTGACCAAGCGGGCCGACAAGGTGTCGGCCTTTCTGGAGGCGACCCAGCTGGCCGGCTTCGGGCTGGAAGAGGCGTCGGCGATCTTCGGCGCGCCGGTGGGTGTCTTCGGTGGCGAGCGCGGCATCCCGCCGGTGCTGGTGCCCGAGGATGCCGACAAGGCCAAGGAAGCTTTTCTTGCGCGTTTCGCCATGCTGGAGGCACGAAGCTGA
- a CDS encoding tyrosine phosphatase family protein translates to MNVHVCSLARIADTVAATGARHLITLINEGTAVARPVTIRPEDHLFLGMNDIVSPMDGYVVPGEAHVVRLLGFVDNWWGKTGAASPLVIHCWAGISRSTAAAFITSCAINPDRDEVEIAADLRLKSPSATPNARLVAIADGLLRRDGRMIDAIARIGRGRDAFEGEPFWLPLGR, encoded by the coding sequence GTGAACGTTCATGTCTGTTCGCTTGCGCGCATCGCCGACACGGTCGCCGCCACCGGTGCGCGGCATCTGATCACCCTGATCAACGAGGGCACGGCGGTCGCCCGGCCCGTGACGATCCGGCCGGAAGATCACCTGTTCCTCGGCATGAACGACATCGTTTCGCCAATGGACGGTTATGTCGTGCCCGGCGAAGCGCATGTGGTCCGCCTGCTGGGCTTTGTCGACAACTGGTGGGGCAAGACCGGCGCGGCGAGCCCGCTGGTCATCCATTGCTGGGCCGGCATCAGCCGGTCGACGGCCGCCGCCTTCATCACCAGCTGCGCTATCAATCCTGACCGGGACGAGGTCGAGATCGCCGCCGACCTGCGCCTGAAAAGCCCGAGTGCGACCCCCAACGCCCGGCTGGTGGCCATTGCCGACGGCCTGCTGCGGCGCGACGGCCGGATGATCGACGCCATCGCGCGCATTGGCCGCGGCCGCGACGCCTTCGAGGGCGAGCCGTTCTGGCTGCCACTCGGCCGCTAA
- a CDS encoding DUF2339 domain-containing protein, which produces MEIVFAVLAGLGLVLVIPILAIIGFVRSGDLQRRFQNAETRLAQAETELRLIRQAMAAPIVLPEKTAMSPAPIRPAVDVAEVDAAAAEPAPEPVAAAEPAGPARAARGTVPVLTSAEPLEAIDPVTAPPAPPAPPSPPGNLGNFEESIGSRWAVWVGALALGLGGIFLVRYSIEQGLVGPGMRITLGALFSAALLAGGEWLRRSDRGLPTLPVADIPSAITGAGAVAAFGTIYAAHALYDFIGPATAFFMLGAVGVGTLVLAGLHGPLLGGIGLVAAFAAPFLVATDNPSPHVFPLYAAVITAACFTLAWIRGWAWLTIAATAASVGLGALIVIGGSGGSTATLVQAAAGLLAAALFLVPGIRFAAPRERGLDPLASAVLVAFIFLGAVAVLDARQETFALVVFAALVVAIMALVWRAPSVALALPGAGLFTLLVMLAWVAGLRPSLNLDVLAIPDPLPAVLSRIVWAGLGFALLYGVGPAILAVYRRQAEARTVLIVATTSVAMPLALLAIVYGKVEGFIISPRFAALAMVLAASFGAATEAAHRLRSGHRPGLASASAIYAIGALAALAFALTLLLEKAWLTLALGALIAGIAWVYTLRPLPALRWVAALTAFGVLARLLWDPAINSSDVGQAVILNWLLPGYGVPALSAALASLLLRHRRGEDTPVQILEALAMVFSALLVIVEVRHAFGAYGSRLFSRGMGFAEACTHTVTILAFGLGLSRLAGVRQGALWQNALLIARYGSWAWIVVTMGVLMNPWLTGDPIGSHPVFNWALLGYGGGSVLAILAALFERRAGRDTEARVMALMALGLIFIWLNTTIGALFRGTILTEGEFSNGELYAYSAAWLVLGIALLGAGAAFGSRMLRLASAALVGLTVLKVFLFDMAGLTGLWRALSFIGLGLVLLLVGRIYQRVLGITQARPQMPAPPAAPLPPAEDQSPRGA; this is translated from the coding sequence ATGGAAATCGTCTTTGCTGTGCTGGCGGGCCTTGGCCTCGTCCTGGTCATTCCGATCCTGGCGATCATCGGGTTCGTCCGTTCGGGCGACCTGCAGCGGCGTTTCCAGAATGCCGAGACGCGGCTGGCCCAGGCTGAAACCGAGTTGCGCCTGATCCGTCAGGCCATGGCTGCGCCGATCGTGCTGCCGGAGAAAACCGCGATGTCGCCGGCTCCGATCCGGCCGGCTGTCGACGTGGCGGAGGTCGATGCGGCTGCGGCCGAACCGGCGCCCGAGCCGGTCGCCGCTGCCGAGCCTGCCGGCCCGGCGCGCGCCGCGCGCGGCACCGTGCCGGTGCTCACCAGTGCCGAGCCGCTCGAAGCGATCGACCCGGTCACCGCTCCGCCGGCGCCGCCGGCACCACCGTCCCCGCCCGGCAATCTGGGCAATTTCGAAGAAAGCATCGGATCGCGCTGGGCGGTCTGGGTCGGCGCGCTGGCGCTCGGTCTCGGCGGCATTTTCCTGGTGCGCTATTCGATCGAACAGGGGCTGGTTGGCCCCGGCATGCGCATCACCCTCGGTGCGCTGTTCTCGGCGGCGCTGCTCGCCGGCGGCGAATGGCTGCGCCGCAGCGACAGGGGCTTGCCGACCTTGCCCGTCGCCGACATCCCCTCGGCCATCACCGGAGCCGGTGCGGTCGCGGCTTTCGGCACCATCTATGCCGCTCACGCGCTCTACGATTTCATCGGGCCGGCGACCGCCTTTTTCATGCTCGGCGCGGTCGGCGTCGGCACGCTGGTGCTGGCCGGCCTGCATGGCCCGCTGCTTGGCGGCATTGGCCTGGTCGCGGCCTTCGCCGCGCCCTTCCTGGTCGCGACCGACAATCCGAGCCCCCATGTCTTCCCGCTCTATGCCGCTGTCATTACGGCCGCCTGTTTCACGCTCGCCTGGATCCGCGGCTGGGCCTGGCTGACCATCGCGGCGACCGCCGCTTCCGTCGGGCTCGGCGCACTCATCGTGATCGGCGGCAGCGGCGGCTCGACCGCGACCCTGGTCCAGGCGGCGGCCGGCCTTCTTGCCGCCGCGCTGTTCCTGGTGCCGGGCATCCGTTTTGCCGCGCCGCGCGAGCGCGGTCTCGATCCGCTCGCCAGCGCCGTCCTCGTCGCCTTCATCTTCCTGGGGGCCGTGGCTGTGCTCGACGCCCGCCAGGAGACTTTTGCGCTGGTGGTCTTCGCGGCCCTCGTCGTCGCGATCATGGCGCTGGTCTGGCGGGCGCCGTCCGTGGCGCTGGCCCTTCCGGGGGCTGGCCTGTTCACGCTTCTGGTCATGCTCGCCTGGGTCGCGGGCCTGAGGCCTTCGCTCAATCTGGATGTCCTGGCCATCCCCGACCCCTTGCCGGCGGTGCTGTCGCGCATCGTCTGGGCCGGGCTCGGTTTCGCGCTGCTCTATGGCGTCGGGCCGGCGATCCTGGCGGTCTATCGCCGCCAGGCCGAAGCACGCACCGTGCTGATCGTGGCCACCACCTCGGTGGCCATGCCGCTGGCCCTGCTCGCCATCGTTTATGGCAAGGTCGAAGGTTTCATCATCTCGCCGCGTTTTGCCGCGCTCGCCATGGTGCTGGCGGCAAGCTTCGGCGCGGCGACCGAGGCGGCCCACCGGCTGCGCTCGGGCCATCGGCCGGGCCTTGCCAGCGCCTCGGCGATCTACGCCATTGGCGCGCTGGCGGCTCTCGCCTTCGCATTGACCCTGCTTCTGGAAAAAGCCTGGCTGACGCTCGCGCTCGGCGCGCTGATCGCCGGCATTGCCTGGGTCTATACGCTGCGCCCGCTGCCGGCCTTGCGCTGGGTCGCGGCACTGACCGCGTTCGGCGTGCTGGCGCGCCTCCTCTGGGATCCGGCCATCAACAGCAGCGATGTCGGCCAGGCCGTCATCCTGAACTGGCTGCTGCCCGGCTACGGCGTGCCGGCCCTGAGCGCAGCCCTGGCCTCGCTGCTGCTTCGCCATCGTCGCGGTGAGGACACCCCGGTGCAGATCCTCGAGGCGCTCGCCATGGTGTTTTCGGCGCTTCTGGTCATTGTCGAGGTCCGCCACGCCTTCGGCGCCTATGGCTCGCGGCTGTTCAGCCGGGGCATGGGGTTTGCCGAAGCCTGCACCCACACCGTCACCATCCTGGCCTTCGGGCTTGGCCTGTCGCGTCTGGCCGGGGTGCGTCAGGGCGCGCTCTGGCAGAACGCCCTGCTGATCGCGCGCTACGGCTCCTGGGCCTGGATCGTGGTCACCATGGGCGTTCTGATGAACCCGTGGCTGACCGGCGATCCGATCGGCAGCCATCCGGTGTTCAACTGGGCGCTGCTCGGTTATGGCGGCGGTTCGGTCCTGGCGATCCTGGCCGCCCTGTTCGAACGCCGCGCCGGCCGAGACACCGAGGCCCGGGTCATGGCGCTGATGGCGCTCGGGCTGATCTTCATCTGGCTCAACACCACGATCGGCGCGCTGTTCCGCGGCACCATCCTGACCGAGGGCGAATTCTCGAACGGCGAACTCTATGCCTATTCGGCGGCCTGGCTCGTGCTCGGCATTGCGCTGCTCGGCGCCGGTGCCGCCTTCGGCAGCCGCATGCTGAGGCTTGCGTCCGCGGCCCTGGTCGGGCTCACCGTCCTGAAGGTCTTCCTGTTCGACATGGCGGGTTTGACCGGGCTGTGGCGCGCCTTGTCCTTCATTGGTCTCGGCCTGGTGCTGCTGCTCGTCGGGCGCATCTACCAGCGCGTGCTCGGCATCACCCAGGCACGACCGCAAATGCCGGCGCCGCCGGCGGCGCCGTTGCCGCCGGCCGAAGACCAGAGCCCGCGCGGGGCGTGA
- a CDS encoding WD40 repeat domain-containing protein: MSTAPARPSVRERVRPIEAGEPVLAAHFLGDTAVLALVSGEIVLAGETDRRVTLHDGGILDSAADGTTLISGGDDGKVVRFALKTGAATVHDSGGTWIDRVALGPNGGMAWSAGRKAYASQGKGEPKVLSLVSAAGGLTFFPKGFRLAVAHYGGVSFWYPNSEAKPVSLDWKGSHLGITISPDQRFVVTTMQEPQLHGWRIEDGQHMRMSGYPGKVKSFSWTSGAKFLATAGATEAILWPFSGKNGPMGVNPTMIAPSAKAGVRVTTVAGHPSAAVVAVGFADGLILLARIDDGAEILMREPDGDAVTAIAWRADGQAVAFGTEAGKAGLARL, encoded by the coding sequence ATGAGCACTGCCCCTGCCCGCCCCTCGGTTCGTGAGCGCGTCCGGCCCATCGAGGCCGGAGAACCGGTCCTTGCCGCGCACTTCCTTGGCGATACCGCCGTTCTGGCGCTGGTTTCCGGCGAGATCGTGCTGGCCGGCGAGACCGACCGGCGCGTGACGCTGCATGACGGCGGCATCCTGGACAGCGCCGCCGACGGCACGACGCTGATATCGGGCGGCGATGACGGCAAGGTGGTCCGCTTCGCGCTGAAGACGGGTGCCGCGACGGTTCACGACAGCGGCGGCACCTGGATCGACCGGGTGGCGCTCGGTCCCAATGGCGGCATGGCCTGGAGCGCCGGGCGCAAGGCCTATGCGAGCCAGGGCAAGGGCGAACCGAAGGTGTTGAGCCTGGTCTCGGCAGCCGGCGGCCTCACCTTCTTCCCCAAGGGGTTCCGGCTCGCCGTCGCCCATTACGGCGGGGTCAGCTTCTGGTATCCGAACAGCGAGGCCAAACCCGTCTCGCTCGACTGGAAGGGCTCGCATCTCGGCATCACCATCAGCCCGGATCAACGCTTCGTCGTCACCACCATGCAGGAACCGCAGTTGCATGGCTGGCGGATCGAGGATGGCCAGCACATGCGCATGTCGGGTTATCCCGGCAAGGTGAAGTCGTTCTCCTGGACGAGCGGCGCCAAATTCCTGGCAACCGCCGGCGCCACCGAAGCCATTCTCTGGCCGTTCAGCGGCAAGAACGGCCCGATGGGCGTCAATCCGACCATGATCGCCCCCTCGGCCAAGGCCGGCGTGCGGGTGACGACCGTCGCCGGCCATCCCTCCGCGGCGGTGGTGGCGGTCGGTTTCGCCGACGGGCTGATCCTGCTCGCCCGCATCGATGACGGCGCCGAGATCCTGATGCGCGAGCCGGACGGCGATGCCGTCACGGCGATTGCCTGGCGCGCCGACGGCCAGGCCGTCGCGTTCGGCACCGAAGCCGGCAAAGCCGGCCTCGCCAGGCTCTGA
- a CDS encoding histidine phosphatase family protein, whose protein sequence is MAAGTPTQVAPTLGYEAIQDLTRTIPFRPRLTRFIFLRHGETEGNRKGIYQAADVPLNAAGEAQAAEAADRLALASIAHVAASPMMRAWRTAAIVTDGRGLTPEPDGGLAERYFIGLVGTTVGRMDWRDDPPACETLGAFVHRAGNCLSRWLSQDDNPDGDLMLVAHGGQLLVLAALTGVDLNVELRRNATPILFTRSTAGWEAVAVS, encoded by the coding sequence TTGGCCGCAGGCACCCCGACCCAAGTCGCCCCGACGCTCGGTTACGAAGCGATCCAGGATCTGACGCGGACCATCCCGTTTCGGCCGCGGCTGACCCGCTTCATCTTCCTGCGTCACGGCGAGACCGAGGGCAATCGCAAGGGCATCTATCAGGCCGCCGATGTGCCGTTGAATGCCGCCGGCGAAGCCCAGGCGGCGGAAGCCGCCGACCGGTTGGCGCTGGCCTCCATCGCCCATGTGGCGGCAAGCCCGATGATGCGGGCCTGGCGCACCGCCGCCATCGTCACCGACGGCCGGGGCCTGACGCCCGAGCCGGATGGCGGGCTCGCCGAGCGCTATTTCATCGGACTGGTTGGCACCACGGTCGGCCGGATGGACTGGCGCGACGATCCGCCGGCCTGCGAGACGCTCGGCGCCTTCGTGCACCGGGCCGGCAATTGCCTGTCGCGCTGGCTGTCCCAGGACGACAACCCGGACGGCGACCTGATGCTGGTCGCCCATGGCGGCCAGTTGCTGGTGCTGGCGGCGCTCACCGGCGTCGACCTGAATGTCGAGCTGCGCCGCAACGCCACGCCGATCCTGTTCACCCGTTCGACCGCCGGCTGGGAGGCCGTCGCGGTCAGTTGA
- a CDS encoding CaiB/BaiF CoA transferase family protein, translating into MPTASQTDLSGLLVISVEQAVAAPYAASRLADAGARVIKIEREEGDFARRYDRAVDGESAYFVWLNRGKQSVVMDLKDAADQAVLARMIAKADVFIQNLAPGALTRLGFDPETLRRRYPRLITCSISGYGEEGPWKDLKAYDLLVQAEAGLAEVTGDGESRARVGVSVCDIAAGMTAFQAILQALIGRSITGEGRHIAVSLFHALADWMNVPYLQYAYGGIYPSRSGLNHPTIAPYGAYPCSDGKPILFSIQNEREWVSLCAEVLGDASIASDSRFIDNVARVKHRAELDRIIGKAFAGAPRETIAARLEAAKVAYGRVSSLDDLRNHPQNRYIEVDTPAGRKRMLAPGALHDGEVPQFGPVPALGAQTDQVKKEFG; encoded by the coding sequence ATGCCCACCGCCTCGCAAACCGATCTCTCCGGTCTGCTCGTCATCTCCGTCGAACAGGCAGTCGCTGCCCCCTATGCCGCGAGCCGGCTTGCCGATGCCGGCGCGCGGGTCATCAAGATCGAGCGCGAAGAGGGCGATTTCGCGCGCCGTTACGACCGGGCGGTCGATGGTGAGAGCGCCTATTTCGTCTGGCTCAACCGGGGCAAGCAATCGGTGGTGATGGACCTGAAGGACGCCGCCGATCAGGCCGTCCTCGCCCGGATGATCGCCAAGGCCGACGTGTTCATCCAGAACCTGGCGCCCGGCGCACTGACCCGGCTGGGCTTCGATCCAGAAACCCTGCGCAGGCGCTATCCGCGACTGATCACCTGCTCGATATCGGGTTATGGCGAAGAGGGTCCGTGGAAGGACCTGAAGGCCTATGACCTTTTGGTCCAGGCCGAAGCCGGGCTCGCCGAAGTCACCGGCGATGGCGAATCACGTGCCCGCGTCGGCGTCTCGGTCTGCGATATCGCCGCCGGCATGACCGCCTTCCAGGCCATCCTGCAGGCGCTGATCGGTCGTTCGATCACCGGCGAGGGCCGGCATATCGCGGTATCGCTGTTCCACGCGCTCGCCGACTGGATGAATGTGCCCTATCTGCAATATGCCTATGGCGGCATTTATCCGTCGCGTTCGGGCCTCAACCATCCAACCATCGCGCCCTATGGCGCCTATCCCTGCAGCGACGGCAAGCCGATCCTGTTCTCGATCCAGAACGAGCGCGAATGGGTCTCGCTTTGCGCCGAGGTGCTGGGCGATGCGTCGATCGCGAGCGACAGCCGCTTCATCGACAATGTCGCGCGGGTGAAGCACCGGGCGGAGCTCGACCGGATCATCGGCAAGGCTTTCGCCGGCGCGCCACGCGAAACGATCGCCGCAAGGCTGGAGGCCGCCAAGGTCGCTTATGGCCGCGTTTCCTCGCTGGACGACCTCAGGAACCACCCGCAGAACCGCTATATCGAGGTCGACACGCCCGCCGGCCGCAAACGCATGCTGGCGCCCGGCGCGCTGCATGACGGCGAAGTGCCGCAATTCGGACCCGTGCCGGCGCTCGGCGCCCAGACCGATCAGGTGAAGAAGGAATTCGGCTGA
- a CDS encoding GNAT family N-acetyltransferase, whose product MTASIARESPLEPDALALIEASDAFSAALYAAEHRHGVNVERLTADDARFLVARHDGHALGCVGLVLAGAQAEIKRMFVHDDARGLGIGRLLLTAIEDLARLEGVTTLRLETGPRNDAALKLYAKQGYRPCGPFGSYGPSPESVFMEKTLPPE is encoded by the coding sequence GTGACGGCAAGCATCGCACGCGAATCGCCGCTGGAGCCCGATGCCCTGGCCCTGATCGAGGCGTCCGACGCCTTCTCCGCCGCGCTCTATGCGGCCGAACACCGCCACGGCGTCAACGTCGAGCGACTGACCGCCGATGACGCCCGTTTCCTGGTGGCCCGCCACGACGGCCACGCGCTCGGCTGTGTCGGTCTCGTGCTGGCCGGCGCGCAAGCCGAGATCAAGCGGATGTTCGTCCATGACGATGCGCGTGGGCTCGGCATCGGCCGCCTGCTGCTGACCGCGATCGAAGACCTGGCCCGGCTCGAAGGCGTGACGACGCTTCGGCTCGAGACCGGGCCACGCAACGACGCGGCCCTGAAGCTCTATGCGAAACAAGGGTACAGGCCATGCGGACCGTTCGGCAGCTATGGACCAAGCCCCGAAAGCGTCTTTATGGAGAAGACCCTGCCGCCGGAGTGA
- a CDS encoding BrnT family toxin — MRSVRQFDWHDAKAASNLTKHKLSFENARGVFLDLERIDIDASREQDGEVRRKTIGMLDGKLIAVVYTVRDDVHWLYRRAEPTGQRRAAMAKGRFPLDAVHPPKLTPDERSVLDALTPDEIEQNALDDPDNPPSSDEELARGVVGRRIRLLRQSLGLSQSAFAERYRINIGRLRDIEQGRTMPDSAFLAYITVISLERDAVDRALAS, encoded by the coding sequence ATGCGATCAGTTCGTCAGTTCGACTGGCATGATGCCAAGGCTGCGTCGAACCTGACGAAGCATAAGTTGAGCTTTGAAAACGCGCGGGGCGTCTTTCTGGACCTCGAGCGGATCGATATCGACGCCTCGCGAGAGCAGGACGGAGAGGTGCGCCGGAAGACGATCGGCATGCTGGACGGCAAGCTCATTGCGGTCGTCTACACGGTGCGCGACGACGTGCACTGGCTATATCGGCGCGCCGAGCCAACAGGGCAGAGGAGAGCAGCTATGGCGAAAGGTAGGTTCCCCCTGGACGCCGTTCATCCGCCCAAGCTCACGCCTGACGAACGGTCGGTCCTGGATGCCCTGACGCCCGACGAAATCGAGCAAAACGCCCTCGATGACCCGGACAATCCGCCTTCGAGCGACGAAGAACTCGCCCGCGGAGTCGTTGGCCGACGCATCCGTCTGCTACGGCAATCGCTTGGCCTCAGTCAGTCGGCCTTCGCCGAGCGATACCGCATCAATATCGGGCGACTTCGAGACATCGAGCAAGGCCGGACGATGCCGGACAGCGCGTTCCTGGCCTATATCACGGTGATCAGCCTGGAGAGAGACGCAGTCGACCGCGCCTTGGCTTCGTGA